In Halobaculum limi, one DNA window encodes the following:
- a CDS encoding creatininase family protein, whose protein sequence is MYLSQQTWPELGDYVAEESVAVVPLGSTEQHGPHLPLATDYLIAEALAREATDRTGFLCTPPVRIAVSEHHRQFHGTMWVEPSVFRDYVESFSRNLTYHGIDRIVYVNAHGGNTQHLREVGRRLRRDETAYAIEWMWDESIPDLVSDIFEHNGPHGGPKETAMIMHIAEELVRTDRLADARDGGLVDITAEDVRQFGSRTFYDSPDNSENGVFGDQTDATPEKGAELFEAASDQLVHLLEWLDDQPFADLMPKPHVDPQPGSRR, encoded by the coding sequence GTGTATCTCTCGCAGCAGACGTGGCCGGAACTGGGCGACTACGTCGCCGAGGAATCGGTCGCCGTCGTCCCGCTCGGGTCGACCGAACAGCACGGCCCCCACCTCCCGCTGGCGACGGACTACCTCATCGCCGAAGCACTCGCCCGCGAGGCGACCGACCGAACTGGGTTCCTCTGTACGCCGCCGGTCCGGATCGCCGTCTCCGAACACCACCGGCAGTTCCACGGGACGATGTGGGTCGAACCGAGCGTGTTCCGCGACTACGTCGAGAGTTTCTCGCGCAACCTCACGTACCACGGCATCGACCGCATCGTGTACGTGAATGCCCACGGCGGCAACACCCAACATCTCCGCGAGGTCGGGCGTCGACTCCGCCGTGACGAGACGGCGTACGCCATCGAGTGGATGTGGGACGAGTCCATCCCAGACCTCGTCTCGGACATCTTCGAGCACAACGGCCCCCACGGCGGGCCGAAGGAGACGGCGATGATTATGCACATCGCGGAGGAGTTGGTGCGAACGGACCGCTTGGCTGACGCTCGCGACGGTGGCCTCGTCGACATCACTGCCGAAGATGTCCGGCAGTTCGGCTCACGGACCTTCTACGACTCGCCGGACAACTCTGAGAACGGCGTCTTCGGCGACCAGACTGACGCGACGCCGGAGAAGGGCGCAGAGTTGTTCGAGGCGGCGAGCGACCAGTTGGTGCACCTGCTGGAGTGGCTCGACGACCAGCCGTTCGCAGACCTGATGCCGAAACCCCACGTCGATCCGCAGCCCGGCAGTCGACGATGA
- a CDS encoding nascent polypeptide-associated complex protein yields the protein MFGGGGMNPRKMQQMMKQMGIDVTELDATKVVITTEDGEELVFDGPQVTKMDAQGQETYQVVGSPETRDADAGAEPDADVTEVEAGGVPDEDVELVAARAGVSKAEAREALEEADGDLAAAISTFE from the coding sequence ATGTTCGGAGGTGGCGGGATGAACCCGCGCAAGATGCAGCAGATGATGAAGCAGATGGGTATCGACGTGACCGAACTTGACGCGACCAAAGTCGTCATCACGACCGAGGACGGCGAGGAACTCGTCTTCGACGGGCCGCAGGTCACGAAGATGGACGCTCAGGGCCAGGAGACCTACCAGGTCGTCGGGTCACCCGAGACGCGCGACGCCGACGCGGGCGCGGAACCGGATGCCGACGTTACCGAGGTCGAAGCCGGCGGCGTCCCCGACGAGGACGTCGAACTCGTCGCCGCCCGCGCGGGCGTCAGCAAGGCGGAGGCTCGTGAAGCGCTCGAAGAGGCCGACGGCGACCTCGCGGCCGCCATCTCAACGTTCGAGTGA